The Tatumella ptyseos genome segment ACGATAGACGGGTGGTAGTAACATCCAGATACCGAACAGGGTCCAGATACCTAAACGTGGAGCCAGCGCCCAAAAGTCAATACCACACTCAACGTATGACCAAATCGCAGTAGCGATAAGGATCAAGGCATAGACGAAAAACGCGCCACCTTTACGTTTAGCCAGCTGCGCAGTGAAAAGCGCCATGACGAGACCGGTAATCAGATAGTAGCTACTACCACCGATTGCCAATAAGTACCCACCACCAATGATTAACCATAAGCAGCAGAAGAGAGAGAATAATAACGTAATGAGACGTAAGCCTCTGCGTTCCCTAGACATCGAAATCTACCTTAAATAAACCGCTATTTTAAAATGTAAAAATCGGAGCAATAAGACCGCCCTAAAGCAGGAAATTTATATTTTTAATTACTCACGTCGAATGAAGCTTGCCGCACCAATCTCCGATTTTTCACATTCACCTGCGATGAAAAATTCGCCAACTTGTAACCAATGTTTACGAGATCTTCATAACGACGGTTAGTATGGCTTATTAATAAAAAATTTCTATACAAAATATGATTAATCGCACAGTTCATTGACATTTTTTATGAGGCAACAGCTAAAAATTTAACATTCACTCTACAAAAAGGAGGTAAAAGCATGAAAAAAACACTCTTTATAGCGCTAGGTTCTAAAGGACTTAAAACGATCGCTGTGAGTTTACTGCTAACAGGCTGCCAGTCTTCGGCCATTTCTTTATTACATGGCGCAATGGAAAATCAGACGACCAAAAAAAATGTTCAAGCGTTGCGTGACTATGCAGACAAGAATGTTCAACATGATTTAAGAATTACCAGCAATTTACGCTATGGCGACTTGCCTAGTTCAAAAATGGATATTGTCACGCCCACAACTCAAACTGGATATCCCTTACCCGTCATCGTATTAGTGCACGGCGGAGGCTGGGTCGCAGGGAGTAAAGAAAGCATGTTGGCCTACGCTAGGCTTCTGGCTGATCGCGGATTTGCAGTAGTGAATGTCGAGTACGATTTGGTACCTTCCGCAGCTTTCCCTACTCAACTTGAACAACTTAATCAAGCCTTGCAAGCACTCAAGTCTACTCATCATCAAAAACTAGACCTTAATCGCCTTTTTCTTAGTGGTGACTCTGCCGGTGCGAATATTGTCAGTAACTATGCGGCTCTGCTTAACTCTCCCACGTTACAACAGCAGCTGGCGATCCCCCCTGCTATCCAATCTCACCAGCTTAAAGGCTTAGTCTTACACAGTGGAGTCTATGATATCGCGAGTTTATATCAAAGTGGCCAGAAGCTCCCTTGGACTATCCGCTGGATTATGCAAGAAGTATTAGGCGCTTATAGTGGCGAGAAGCCCCCTAGCCTAAGAAAACTTTATGCGATGTCGGCGACGCCTTGGTTGACGACCCACTATCCTCCAATTTGGATTAGCGCAAGTGATAATGATTTACTGACCCAAGGGCAATCACGTCCCTTTATCCAGCGCTTAGAAGCACTCAAGGTTCCAGTTGAGGCTCATATTTATCCAAAGCAATGGCCTGAGCCACTTAACCATGACTTTGAGTTCAGCATGCAATATCGCGCGAGCCAGCAGGTGTTGGATAGCTCAGCTGACTTTGTTCGTCGCTACTCTGAAAAACAGTAAATGCTTACTAACATTTAAGTCAGCTGGAGCACACTGAGTAGCTGCTCCAACGATTGAACAGGCTCTTTGTAAGATAGGATTTCAGATGAAGATGAGTGTAAAGGTGAACCCTGTAGGCAGAAATCCGCGACACAGCGATAGCGCTCAAGTCCGTCCAATAAACCTAAGGGTACCCAGTGATAGGGTATTTTTGAGAGGGGGTTAGGAACCGTGCTCCCGCATTGCTGACAAAAGTCGTTACGATAACCGGTCTCTTTCTTCCAAGAGTGAATACTCGCTTCGCCTGTAAGCCATTCAAAATCGGTAGTATGCACCAAGGTTGCATAATTTGATTCGGTACCCGTTTGTCGGCGACATAAAGAACAATGGCAACGATAGAAAAGTGTTGGACTATAGGATAAGGTAAATTTTATTGAACCGCATAAACAAGAGCCTTGCATGGGTGCCTCATCATGTAATGGTGGAAGTCATCAAGAAACTCAAAATTAAATGACGGTGCAGTGTAAGGCTCTGAAGGCCTCACTATCAACTTCTATTTAGTGATAGCGAGCACTAACAAACTTAGTCTCAGGGGGAGTTCTATCCTATCGCGGGGCGGTCAAATTGCTAAGGAAATAAAATGACATCACTACGTGCCACCTTACTGGGAGTCTTAGCGATTTTGCTGTGGAGTACCATTGTGGGACTTATGCGGGAAGTGACGTTTAATTTTGGCCCCTTAGGAGGTTCAGCCCTTGTCTATACTGGGGCAAGTATATTGTTAGTACTTACTATCGGATTTCCTAAGTTGAACACTTTCCCAAAAACGTATCTCTACATAGGTACCCTACTTTTCGTCGCTTATGAGATATGTTTATCACTTTCCTTAGGCTTTGCCACTTCCAATATACAGGCAATACAAATTGGCCTGATTAATTATCTTTGGCCAAGCATGACGCTACTTCTTGCCGTGGTACTCAATGGACAACGTCCGAGATTGTTAATGCTAGTAGGTATTGCGATTAGCATGTTTGGTATTAGCCAAGTCCTCGGACAAGGACAAGGTAACTTGTGGCAATCAATGTTAATTAATCTCAGTGAGAATCCATTGAGCTTCGCTCTCGCCCTCTCCGGTGCAATAATATGGAGCCTATATTGCGTTTTAACGAAGCGAATCGCTAACGGCTGTAATGGTATTACCCTTTACTTTATCCTGACTGCCCTCGCCTTATGGTGCGGCTTTATGTTCACGCCGCAACCTAGTTTACATTTTACCACGACAGGAGTCGGCGCATTATGCTTACTCGCCTGTGCGATGGGCCTAGGTTATGCGGCGTGGAACACCGGTATTTTACACGGTAACATCAAGCTTCTGGCCACGCTCAGCTACTTTATCCCTGTAATTTCAAGCCTATTTTCAAGTGTTTGGTTAAGCCAACCGTTGAATGGAATATTCTGGATCGGAGCTCTTTTAGTGTGTGGAGGATCGTTGGTGTGTTGGGTAGGGGGAACCCTGACCAAATAAATCGACCTTGAACATATGATAAAGACGAATACGGTTTTATATTGAGTAGTACCCGATTAATACAATGACCTGTAGCGTTGAGAAATCATCTACTTTTTCAAATTAAGTAGTGATGACAAACACAGTGAATTCAACTTGATTCGTTTACTATCGGTTAACCACCCCCATTTATTAAAATATCTGATCGCCGAAAACACATGGTAAATTAGAAATTTTAGACTCTTTTGGGACTTAGCTTGAGCAACGTGAATTATTGTAGAACCTGGATAATATCTTACCGGTAACCCCGTATCACAGACGCGTCTACTCAAGTCAACATCTTCCATATACATAAAAAAACGTTCATCGAACCCCTTAACTTCATTTAACGCATGTTTGCTAATCAGTAAAAAACACCCTGATAAGGATGGAGCAAAGAATACCTTGTTATAATCAGCATCATGTAATTCGTACTCTTTGTTAACATTAGACGATAGGACTGAAAAAAAACGTCGAATAAACAGTTGATAAGGGCTAGGGAGTAATTTGCAACCGTATTGATTATTGCCGTTTGGATAAATGATTTTGGGTATTGCAAGACCTATTTTCTCTGCACAACTGAAATCGTACAGTTCATCTAGTTCACCTTTTTGAAAATAAATATCTGGATTACAAATCAATATGAAGTCAGCCTTGTCTCTGAATTTATTAAAAACTATATTATGCCCCGCCCCGAACCCATGATTGACTGGCACTCTTATTACTTTGACTTTTTCATGTTCGAAATAATCCAACCATTTGCAATGTCCGCCATTATCAACAATCACGATAGTTGATATACTATCTTCCTGCACAAGAGCGGATATTGTTTTCTCAATATCATTAAGACTATGTTTAAATAAAACAAGAGATGCTAAAATTTTCACAAGGTATATTACCGTTCTTGAAATAATCCGGATAACGTTTTTTCATTTCGAAAATGGGAAAATTAAAAAATAGAGATGAGTTTAGTTATTAATTCTAAATTTAAACTATTTACCAGAGAGTTTTATCAAGTAATTTAGCTAATAACCTCATGAATAGCTCTTCTTGATAGGCGTCTTTTTATAAATCTTTTGATAGGGTAAGGAATGATTTTATTCATATAAGATAAATATTTTACCTGACTAATCATCCAAATCGCTTTTAGTATTTTTTCCTTCCTGCCTAAAGGTCCAGCACCACCTTTAGGAATAAAAATCAAATCCTTTGAATAAAGTAAATCTTTAATATCAATATCAGAATACTCATTCACTCTATACCACTCTTTTTTCAGATAACTATTCCGGTAAAAATCCTTAGAAATTTCAACTCCACTAATATCCATAATAGGTTTTGCATTTTTAGTGATGAAAAATGATGCAGGATCTTTCATCAAGGTGAGAAATAATTCACTCATTTCCTTAGCTTCGATATTCCATTCTACGATGCGCGTAAACGCTCTACCGTACACTCGCTCACTAAACGCGCCAATATTGGGAGCAATGATAGGAACACCACGCTCCAATGCTGCACTGAACGTATAGCTGTAAGTTTCAGGGCAAAGAGCTGGATACCACATCATATGCGGCGCGATCGCATTTAACTTACGATGAAGTTCACCATTTAAGTAAGGTCCATGCGTGATGACTGAATTAAGGGGCCGGAATGCATAGCCTAGCAAATGAAACTCGATCTCTTTACCCTTCAATAGAGTCGCCACTTCCTCTAACAATAGAGCGCCTTTTTCTCGACTGATGGCTCCCAATACTAATATCTTTAGTTTTTTACCTGCCACATAGTTGAATGATGCTTTAGGATAAGGTGCCGCAACTTCAGAGTCTGGATGCCATGCGACAATAGTTGGTGTGGTGAGATGAGGGTAACTATTCATAAAACGTTTCTTAGTATCAGCTGAAGGAAAAATCACTCTATCTGCGCCATTCAACCATGATATAAATTTATTACGCCATTGCCGTGCAGTGAATCCCGCTGGTAAATGACTGTTTGCAGCACAACGTTTATCTCGAACTCTAGGTGTATCACCCGCAAAGGAACCATTCTTATCTGTCAAACTGGCATTAGCGTTGATGAGGTAGTAATCATGTATAGTGATATCATAACCACAAGAAAGATCATTTTTAATATTTAAAATTTTCTCATTAACACCCATCAGATGATGAAAATGAACATGCCCAACACCTATAAA includes the following:
- a CDS encoding glycosyltransferase, with translation MKILASLVLFKHSLNDIEKTISALVQEDSISTIVIVDNGGHCKWLDYFEHEKVKVIRVPVNHGFGAGHNIVFNKFRDKADFILICNPDIYFQKGELDELYDFSCAEKIGLAIPKIIYPNGNNQYGCKLLPSPYQLFIRRFFSVLSSNVNKEYELHDADYNKVFFAPSLSGCFLLISKHALNEVKGFDERFFMYMEDVDLSRRVCDTGLPVRYYPGSTIIHVAQAKSQKSLKFLIYHVFSAIRYFNKWGWLTDSKRIKLNSLCLSSLLNLKK
- the yddG gene encoding aromatic amino acid DMT transporter YddG, coding for MTSLRATLLGVLAILLWSTIVGLMREVTFNFGPLGGSALVYTGASILLVLTIGFPKLNTFPKTYLYIGTLLFVAYEICLSLSLGFATSNIQAIQIGLINYLWPSMTLLLAVVLNGQRPRLLMLVGIAISMFGISQVLGQGQGNLWQSMLINLSENPLSFALALSGAIIWSLYCVLTKRIANGCNGITLYFILTALALWCGFMFTPQPSLHFTTTGVGALCLLACAMGLGYAAWNTGILHGNIKLLATLSYFIPVISSLFSSVWLSQPLNGIFWIGALLVCGGSLVCWVGGTLTK
- a CDS encoding GFA family protein; its protein translation is MQGSCLCGSIKFTLSYSPTLFYRCHCSLCRRQTGTESNYATLVHTTDFEWLTGEASIHSWKKETGYRNDFCQQCGSTVPNPLSKIPYHWVPLGLLDGLERYRCVADFCLQGSPLHSSSSEILSYKEPVQSLEQLLSVLQLT
- a CDS encoding alpha/beta hydrolase, with protein sequence MKKTLFIALGSKGLKTIAVSLLLTGCQSSAISLLHGAMENQTTKKNVQALRDYADKNVQHDLRITSNLRYGDLPSSKMDIVTPTTQTGYPLPVIVLVHGGGWVAGSKESMLAYARLLADRGFAVVNVEYDLVPSAAFPTQLEQLNQALQALKSTHHQKLDLNRLFLSGDSAGANIVSNYAALLNSPTLQQQLAIPPAIQSHQLKGLVLHSGVYDIASLYQSGQKLPWTIRWIMQEVLGAYSGEKPPSLRKLYAMSATPWLTTHYPPIWISASDNDLLTQGQSRPFIQRLEALKVPVEAHIYPKQWPEPLNHDFEFSMQYRASQQVLDSSADFVRRYSEKQ